One genomic region from Dermacentor variabilis isolate Ectoservices chromosome 6, ASM5094787v1, whole genome shotgun sequence encodes:
- the LOC142585183 gene encoding engulfment and cell motility protein 2-like: MACPAKPPAVGRRAKVGVKTPRGDQLLDLDLDLPLSTIIDDVCQRVGIADPDCHAIKYDGSEVYVFDANKLDIRNGDMLQLVRMPMNRNDVIEKLSSGTPDEKAEALQALLILAADPDSAVRFIAYDGHNTVVNWIEAGVYKGSMLCRALLCLQGLIDHCLITWEILSTKCLSRILKETNCANGTDWNNVEVFLSVLECVVTSNAAAYETVFMGMPWERYALLMQEGSVVVMRNCVMLLNALFAQGNPGHRDALKNAISNWKIKSVVWTRLTNYGQVDSELARALHVFQAQMLGLYERLWKASVDTEDLALNGKVDILLKFAESGLNCDDARYKQLDSKRRLSVRHTAMGLENVSVPLKDFAKPAGRLAIENLLYFADKYNLSFTTAIQENLFSSPEHMCPLVESSILLTELLCHVFRVGKPAGGGSDDEGTFSLMYFSHECFFEEIFSVCMLLVFKTWREMRASVASIRKVFGIVNEQIGRALRLNPHCADINGFRTTLSSLPYSEIVKQLQRENDERKASERQSRAVNQLRDSLRADIVSLVNENRINVLCKGARFQKYGAKGNRIKDCYVFVKLSRNLKAVHYGDCNATCEDVDIEELSETILVSDIEMINTGTSCPQARKAARQIVDLAFSIVVCGDGQPLNLVAPNAKVLNRWLDGLDVLLGNIASSIEARGDMGILLDMEVRLRLLETEGIHIPETPPPVPPPPSNFDFSSRFFGSL; encoded by the coding sequence ATGGCTTGTCCCGCGAAGCCGCCCGCCGTCGGCAGGCGGGCGAAGGTCGGCGTCAAGACTCCTCGCGGAGATCAGCTGCTCGAtcttgatctggatctgccacTGTCCACCATCATCGATGACGTGTGCCAGCGAGTGGGCATCGCCGACCCCGACTGCCACGCGATCAAGTACGACGGCAGTGAAGTGTACGTCTTCGACGCCAACAAGCTAGACATCAGGAACGGAGACATGCTCCAGCTGGTGCGGATGCCGATGAACAGGAACGATGTCATCGAGAAGCTGAGCTCCGGCACGCCGGACGAGAAAGCGGAAGCCCTGCAGGCGCTGCTGATCCTCGCCGCGGATCCCGACTCCGCCGTCAGGTTCATCGCCTACGACGGTCACAATACCGTTGTGAACTGGATTGAAGCCGGTGTGTACAAAGGAAGCATGCTTTGCCGAGCGCTTCTGTGCCTTCAGGGTCTGATCGATCATTGCCTGATAACGTGGGAGATACTTTCGACCAAGTGCTTGAGCAGGATACTGAAGGAGACGAACTGTGCTAACGGTACGGATTGGAATAATGTGGAAGTTTTTCTCAGTGTGCTTGAATGTGTGGTTACTAGTAACGCGGCTGCGTACGAAACGGTTTTCATGGGCATGCCCTGGGAGCGGTACGCGTTGCTGATGCAAGAAGGGTCAGTGGTCGTCATGAGGAACTGCGTCATGTTATTGAACGCGCTCTTCGCCCAAGGCAACCCTGGTCACAGAGACGCCCTTAAGAATGCCATTAGTAACTGGAAGATAAAGAGCGTTGTGTGGACTAGGCTGACAAACTACGGACAAGTGGATTCGGAGTTGGCGCGCGCTCTGCACGTCTTTCAAGCCCAGATGCTCGGTTTGTACGAGCGGCTTTGGAAAGCCAGCGTTGACACCGAAGACCTCGCTTTGAATGGCAAGGTGGACATTCTCTTGAAGTTTGCCGAGAGCGGTCTAAATTGCGACGACGCCAGGTACAAGCAGCTGGACAGCAAGCGGCGCCTCTCGGTTCGCCACACCGCCATGGGACTCGAGAACGTGAGTGTACCGCTGAAGGACTTCGCGAAGCCTGCAGGCAGACTTGCCATAGAGAACCTCCTGTATTTCGCCGACAAGTACAACTTGAGCTTCACCACGGCGATCCAGGAAAACTTGTTCAGTTCTCCCGAGCACATGTGCCCGCTGGTCGAGAGCAGCATACTGCTGACAGAGCTCTTGTGCCACGTGTTCAGGGTCGGCAAGCCGGCCGGCGGCGGCAGTGATGACGAGGGCACCTTCTCACTCATGTACTTCTCCCACGAGTGCTTCTTCGAGGAGATCTTCAGCGTCTGCATGCTGCTCGTGTTCAAGACGTGGCGCGAGATGAGGGCGTCGGTGGCGAGCATCCGCAAGGTTTTCGGCATCGTGAACGAGCAGATCGGCCGGGCGCTCAGGCTCAATCCACACTGCGCGGACATCAACGGCTTCCGCACGACGTTGTCGTCCCTGCCTTACTCGGAAATCGTCAAGCAGCTGCAGCGGGAAAATGACGAACGTAAGGCGTCCGAGAGGCAGTCTCGAGCCGTAAACCAGCTGCGGGACTCGCTCCGTGCCGACATTGTCTCCCTGGTGAACGAGAACCGCATCAACGTTCTCTGCAAGGGAGCGAGGTTCCAAAAGTACGGCGCCAAGGGGAACCGCATCAAAGACTGTTACGTCTTCGTCAAGTTGTCCCGCAACCTAAAGGCCGTTCACTACGGCGATTGCAACGCCACCTGCGAGGACGTCGACATCGAGGAGCTGTCCGAGACCATTCTGGTGTCGGACATCGAAATGATCAACACGGGCACGTCTTGCCCTCAGGCGCGGAAGGCGGCCAGGCAGATAGTCGACCTGGCGTTTTCCATCGTGGTCTGTGGCGACGGGCAGCCGCTCAATCTGGTGGCTCCTAACGCTAAGGTGCTTAACCGGTGGCTCGACGGGCTGGACGTCCTGCTGGGCAACATCGCGAGCAGCATCGAAGCGCGAGGAGACATGGGCATTCTGTTGGACATGGAGGTTCGGCTGAGGCTGCTGGAGACCGAGGGAATCCACATCCCAGAGACGCCGCCCCCCGTACCTCCGCCGCCGTCAAACTTCGACTTCTCCTCGAGGTTCTTTGGCAGCTTGTGA